Within Dermatophagoides farinae isolate YC_2012a chromosome 8, ASM2471394v1, whole genome shotgun sequence, the genomic segment aaaaaaccaggATCAAATGTAGCCAAAACGAACATCagtgttttcttttttttttttttttgaatgaataaatcagcCACAATGTTGAATAGATTGTTATTTTATACAAATTTAACCCTACTATTCATCACCTGTTCTGTGATGAGCATCATACAATGGTTAAACTATATGATTACATCGAAAATAGATCGTAAATGGCAATTACGAATCAATTTTCTTATGCAAGAATTGATATTTTCTCGTAagttgaaatgttttttttgaatcaatcgattattttttgtttgtattgttTGTAATTCACAGAATTTACAGTATGTCTTGAATGGTTCTGTCAAACTCGTATACGATTGTTTGtcaataaaagaaaaacgttCGATAGTTATGGCCAAAAACCGGCATTAGTAATCAGTAATCATCGTTATCCAAAtgattttatgttttttctcatatttaTCAAAATGTTTGGACCATTGGGAGCGGCCAAATCTTTTGTCAAATATGAATTACGTCATGTACCGATTTTTGGTTGGTCATTTTTGTTCAGTGAACATATTTTTCTCAAACGAGATTGGCAACAagataagaaaaatatttcaaattcattgaaaaatctaAACAATTCGATTGTACCGATTTCTGTGTTTTTCATGCCTGAAGGAACGAGATTTACTCAAAGAAAACATGAAATCGGTATAGATTATGCTAAAGAAAACCAATTACCCATATTCAAACATCATCTGATTCCTCGTGCCAAAGGATTCAATTATATTCTACGATATATACGTGAAAATTGTaagataaatttttaaacaaaaatcaccTATCTGAACATTattcactgaaaaaaaatttttttgtttgtagaTTCCAACGATGATTTCAACATCTATAATATGGAATTGATCCAAGCACAAGATTCGGCTGATattaattggaaaaatttttttctttgtcaaaAATTATCTGCCGATTTTTATCTGGAACAAATCACTGCTAATCAATTACCGGAACCGGATGCCGATGATAGTAAATATACGGAACTTTTGTATGAaatatttaacaaaaaaGTAAATCCATTAGATCATACTATAGTGGTATTATAAAAcagtgatgaaaattttttttctgcttttcAGGATCAAATTGTTGAACAACATCGgacacattcattcataccaAATTGTGAGgtgatcatcaatcatcaacgatCCATTTTAACATTGTTACGTTGTATTGCCATGAATATAGTGATCGGTGGAAgcattgtttattatttattctaTTATATAACATTTATCCTCCATAATCCGATTATACGTTGGATTTTTCTATTGATTAGCATCATaggtaatgaaaaatttgcgaaaaaaaccatttcatttcattttattttcaatttttcttcacagTAATTTACGCCCTATATATGGCATTTAAAAGTGCAAAAGTTTCGAATTATGGTGAAAAGaaagccaaaaaaatgaattgattattgaactgataacaaatgatgatttttcataataataatgcctTATTCTAACGTTATTATCTCTTTATCTTTAAGATGATTAtcgtcgttattattattattagtggtAGAATCGTCGTTATTTTGTTCCGATTCTTGTTGCTgcatcgataatgatgatggtggctgtggtaatgttgatgacaaaataGGAAATTGATCCACATCAATGGGTGCTGGAACCCAGGTTCTAAGATTACTTTCTTTTAATGTGGTGAATAATCCAATTTTAGCTTGGTGATATGTACGCGAAATATGTtttacaaaatgataatttttatccACACAATTggatattgataatttttccacATTCATATCATCAGGTTTTTCGGTTAAATGTATCTCCTGACAAATATCCGGATAATTAGTGATTAGATTCATGAATCGTTCCAATAAATTTCGTTTTGATAAGCGAGaactttcatcattgaaaaaatttgtaccAGTTTCACAGCGAATAATTTCTATATCTTCAAATATTTGTTCAGAAGATTTCGGTTCCATATGGCTATACCAATTGTGTGAATAcgatggaatgaatgaaaactatgggtaaaaaaataatattagctttgaatattttgaattcacTGTAAATTTACTGTTGAGTCtttggatgaaaatgataatttatcataAAATCCAACTTTACATTCATTGAGTCGGTAACCAGGTAGTTTTTCAAGTTTgctgttcattttttccttATCAATACGTCCATGTAATGCGCGAACAAGATGAGTATAACGAAATAGATTTGAAACAACCAAACTTTCAATATAAATTGGTTCTAGAAACAGACTCAACAATGATCCTTGAATACCGACAACATTCCATAGGGCTATTTTATCCGAACATGACATGAATGTACAACGTTGAGTGGAAATAAGAATACCATCCCAGGTAGCTATGTAATTAGTTGGCATCGGAACAGTACCTTGtcctttttcaattttacatCGTAATACTCCTTTGGGGACTTGATTATTTTTGAGATTTTcctagaaacaaaaaatgattgaaattagcaacattggaaaaacaacaaacacattatttacattgaaattaaatacTCGTGCATCACCACATGGAGGTGATGTTATGAATAAATGCAATTTAAGATGGTTTTTCAATCGAAAACGTTTTCCACTCGAATCACTTGGCTCAAGAATGAACTCAGGTTTATCTAATGGGAAAAAGATTACCAGAATTTTCTAGCGATATTTTCACTCAAATTACCATTCAAATTGTTTGCcaataaattttccaaatgatCATATAAAACTTGTAATAAACTTCGACGAGCCATCACTTCGGCATGTGAATCATGTACAACATTACCATCAAGAGATAGATTCTCACTAGCTAAACATTTAGTTCCAGTTCCAATACATAAAACTTGAACACTTTTATCGATATCTGAAACCAGTACAAAGCCAGCCATTTCTTTGTATCGCCATAAATCctgttgaataaaattaagTCTAGCACGTTCATCGGAgatcaatttattgattaatttgttCAGGTTGATTGGATTGATTGTATCTGACCATTTTTCAAACACTTTTTCACAGATAAGTTGCGAAAAATCTGCATCTTGCATGAATTTTAATGTATACGATTTAAGTGCTGGTTCGATATTAATGGTTATATTAATggattgttcatcattatttgctTCGACTATTTCCGAATCTTGTTTAGGAATGAATTCAATCTCGTTTGGCAAAAACTCTTCTAaggaaatttcatttttttctgtttgatttttttgaacatATTCATCGAGACTCTTAGAAGCAGAATCACTATTTCTGTTTCgctttttctttcgtttatTCTTACTTTTCTCTGTGGACAATGGTAAGAATCGAGTAAAAAAGCTAATAGCATTTTGTGCGGCTTTTTGTTTGGATTCTTGTTTACTTTTAGCTTTACCAATAAAATTGCCAATATTTTGTATTGTTATCCACGTTTCATGTAAAGGATCATGAGCTTGGCCGATAGAACctttatcaatgattttaaCAGCATTGCTATTATTTGCAAAAAGTTCATGTAGAACTTGGATAGGAGATTtgtccaaagaaaaaactaaaatgaaaatacaaatattAGAAAATAATTGAGTTTGATACAATAGAATTGAAATCACAATAATTTACTTGCTCTTAAGCGggcaataatttcatcaatttcttcTTGACTCATTGTTATATTAAtatcttcattttcattattttcataatttgtttcgacaatttttcgtttattgtcattttccTGTCGAACGTTTTGTATGAAATTCTCTAGAAGATTAACATTAGAACCACCGGAACACGTGGCATCAGTTTCCATTTTTTAATTGGAAGtgacgaaatgaaaaaattttggaacGATTTTGGAAATATTCGGGATCGAGTAAAACAAAACGTACATCGTGACTCACTGGAcaatcgatacaatcgaataatttcaatattgtGAAACGAAAACGAGAAATCCACCGCGCGACCTAAAATCATTGTTTGAATTAATTacatgaaatcatcattaattgtaatgtaaaaaatccattatcaatgtttttatatgatgaaatcatttggtataattataatcttagtaattattataataattaattatacACAATGTGATCGAAAATCAATAACGATACATATTCCATCGATTCCTATACAACATGTTGAATGTTGGCTCCATAATCAGCTCAATGTTGACAAACATAGactgattgattattgtcaaaataatcatagtAATTTAATTATTACTGATTTAACCAATGgtatgtcatcatcattttaatgatgaaaacttttattcttatgattttttatttttaatatgataaagatgatgatgattggcaatataagaatcaattttgtcaaaaaacaatcacaTCCTTTCATCGAAAAAGTCGTTTACCATGTTGGGGttatgaaattgattcgGCCAACGTGAATGATTGTCTTCTATACAAACCTATCTGTAACGGTTCAAGTCAATCATGGGCAACCGATTCCGATGAACAAATGGACATATTTTTCAACACAGCCGATTTCGGCTATAttcgacaacaacgaaatgAACTTCAATATTATTGTCTTCCAAATTCACATAAACAAGCCGCTTCACTTGAATGTACTAAATATACACGATTTTGTCGTgctaaaaacatttttatgaattttcgAAATTTACTTCATCTACAAGAACCGATCCGATACAGGGAAGATATACTTGATTATGGAGATATTGGTGGCCATGAATGTAATTATTTTCGCAATAGTCTTCTTAATGAAAATGGTCATAAAAGCCCATTGATGTCTTGGTTTGCTGAAATTTCTCAATTCCGTAATGTATCTCAACAACATTCGGTCAAATGTGATGTCAACTTTGATAAACCAACTTACATCATGAAATTGGATGCGACAATCAACatgtatcatcatttctgTGATTTTATTAATCTTTATCTTAGTTTCCATTTGAATGGTTCATTCAGTCGTGATAATCAAATCTTAATCTGGGATTCCTATCCATATCGATCAAATTTTGGTGTTGTTTGGCAGGCATTCACCCGAAATGAACTAATGAATCTATCCATGTTGAAAGGCAAAAATGTCTGCTTTAATGAtgttatttttccattattaccACGAATGATTTATGGTTTATATTATAATATGCCATTGATTCCAGGCTGTAGTAATAGTGGAATTTTTCGTGCTTTCAATCGCCACTTATTATTTCATCTTAATCTTAAAGATTCTGAAAGTATTATTACTGATAATAATCTAGATAATGTGATAAATATAACATTCATCAAACGAAATACTCGATATCGACAAATActgaatcaacaacagctaATCGATTCTTTAAAATCATATCTGAAAGCACAAAATCAAACGATCAAAGTAAACATTCGAATGGTTGATTTTAATCATCGAATGCCATTCATTGAACAGGTTCGTTTGTCATCCCAAACCGACATATTGATCGGTATACATGGCGCCGGATTAACGCATACATTATTTCAACCGGATTACGGAATTCTTTTTGAATTATACAATTGTGAGGATCATGATTGCTACAGAGATTTAGCTCGTTTACGTGGCATACATTACCTGACATggcaaaatcaaacaaaattcaaaatcatcaccgATGATTCGCAAAAAGCTGATCAACAAGCAATTGGAGCAGCACATGCCAAATTTGTTAACTATCAATTTGACCAGGATGAATTTGTCCGAATAACCTGGCAAGCCATCGGTTTGGTTCGTaaacggaaaaaattatttattcagaatattaaatatgaattcataaatcaaaatgatgatgatgatgataatgtattAAATGCTAATAAAGttgaattataatgataaaattggaatcgaatacaaaaaaaaataataattatgtcaatttgaaattttctttgataaattcaaacaattttttataatcttttttttggcgatTTTCAAGGATTTCAgcaattaaatcaaaacattcatcCAATGTTGCCTCAATGTTTAGTTTGTCACTGATATTAAgatcatgaatttttttacatacaTTTCGTATTGAATCgctatttgtttgaattcgtgatagaattttattcttttctgcaaacatttttttgataattttttctgtcgATGATATTTGAAGATAAATGTCGATTTCTTGTTTCTGTAGAAT encodes:
- the LOC124495469 gene encoding double-stranded RNA-specific editase Adar isoform X1 encodes the protein METDATCSGGSNVNLLENFIQNVRQENDNKRKIVETNYENNENEDINITMSQEEIDEIIARLRAIFSLDKSPIQVLHELFANNSNAVKIIDKGSIGQAHDPLHETWITIQNIGNFIGKAKSKQESKQKAAQNAISFFTRFLPLSTEKSKNKRKKKRNRNSDSASKSLDEYVQKNQTEKNEISLEEFLPNEIEFIPKQDSEIVEANNDEQSINITINIEPALKSYTLKFMQDADFSQLICEKVFEKWSDTINPINLNKLINKLISDERARLNFIQQDLWRYKEMAGFVLVSDIDKSVQVLCIGTGTKCLASENLSLDGNVVHDSHAEVMARRSLLQVLYDHLENLLANNLNGNLNKPEFILEPSDSSGKRFRLKNHLKLHLFITSPPCGDARVFNFNENLKNNQVPKGVLRCKIEKGQGTVPMPTNYIATWDGILISTQRCTFMSCSDKIALWNVVGIQGSLLSLFLEPIYIESLVVSNLFRYTHLVRALHGRIDKEKMNSKLEKLPGYRLNECKVGFYDKLSFSSKDSTFSFIPSYSHNWYSHMEPKSSEQIFEDIEIIRCETGTNFFNDESSRLSKRNLLERFMNLITNYPDICQEIHLTEKPDDMNVEKLSISNCVDKNYHFVKHISRTYHQAKIGLFTTLKESNLRTWVPAPIDVDQFPILSSTLPQPPSSLSMQQQESEQNNDDSTTNNNNNDDNHLKDKEIITLE
- the Eogt gene encoding EGF-domain O-GlcNAc transferase, with amino-acid sequence MMKSFGIIIILVIIIIINYTQCDRKSITIHIPSIPIQHVECWLHNQLNVDKHRLIDYCQNNHSNLIITDLTNDDDDWQYKNQFCQKTITSFHRKSRLPCWGYEIDSANVNDCLLYKPICNGSSQSWATDSDEQMDIFFNTADFGYIRQQRNELQYYCLPNSHKQAASLECTKYTRFCRAKNIFMNFRNLLHLQEPIRYREDILDYGDIGGHECNYFRNSLLNENGHKSPLMSWFAEISQFRNVSQQHSVKCDVNFDKPTYIMKLDATINMYHHFCDFINLYLSFHLNGSFSRDNQILIWDSYPYRSNFGVVWQAFTRNELMNLSMLKGKNVCFNDVIFPLLPRMIYGLYYNMPLIPGCSNSGIFRAFNRHLLFHLNLKDSESIITDNNLDNVINITFIKRNTRYRQILNQQQLIDSLKSYLKAQNQTIKVNIRMVDFNHRMPFIEQVRLSSQTDILIGIHGAGLTHTLFQPDYGILFELYNCEDHDCYRDLARLRGIHYLTWQNQTKFKIITDDSQKADQQAIGAAHAKFVNYQFDQDEFVRITWQAIGLVRKRKKLFIQNIKYEFINQNDDDDDNVLNANKVEL
- the LOC124495472 gene encoding 1-acyl-sn-glycerol-3-phosphate acyltransferase delta isoform X1, with amino-acid sequence MNKSATMLNRLLFYTNLTLLFITCSVMSIIQWLNYMITSKIDRKWQLRINFLMQELIFSQFTVCLEWFCQTRIRLFVNKRKTFDSYGQKPALVISNHRYPNDFMFFLIFIKMFGPLGAAKSFVKYELRHVPIFGWSFLFSEHIFLKRDWQQDKKNISNSLKNLNNSIVPISVFFMPEGTRFTQRKHEIGIDYAKENQLPIFKHHLIPRAKGFNYILRYIRENYSNDDFNIYNMELIQAQDSADINWKNFFLCQKLSADFYLEQITANQLPEPDADDSKYTELLYEIFNKKDQIVEQHRTHSFIPNCEVIINHQRSILTLLRCIAMNIVIGGSIVYYLFYYITFILHNPIIRWIFLLISIIVIYALYMAFKSAKVSNYGEKKAKKMN
- the LOC124495472 gene encoding 1-acyl-sn-glycerol-3-phosphate acyltransferase delta isoform X2; its protein translation is MNKSATMLNRLLFYTNLTLLFITCSVMSIIQWLNYMITSKIDRKWQLRINFLMQELIFSQFTVCLEWFCQTRIRLFVNKRKTFDSYGQKPALVISNHRYPNDFMFFLIFIKMFGPLGAAKSFVKYELRHVPIFGWSFLFSEHIFLKRDWQQDKKNISNSLKNLNNSIVPISVFFMPEGTRFTQRKHEIGIDYAKENQLPIFKHHLIPRAKDSNDDFNIYNMELIQAQDSADINWKNFFLCQKLSADFYLEQITANQLPEPDADDSKYTELLYEIFNKKDQIVEQHRTHSFIPNCEVIINHQRSILTLLRCIAMNIVIGGSIVYYLFYYITFILHNPIIRWIFLLISIIVIYALYMAFKSAKVSNYGEKKAKKMN
- the LOC124495469 gene encoding double-stranded RNA-specific editase Adar isoform X2, whose product is METDATCSGGSNVNLLENFIQNVRQENDNKRKIVETNYENNENEDINITMSQEEIDEIIARLRAIFSLDKSPIQVLHELFANNSNAVKIIDKGSIGQAHDPLHETWITIQNIGNFIGKAKSKQESKQKAAQNAISFFTRFLPLSTEKSKNKRKKKRNRNSDSASKSLDEYVQKNQTEKNEISLEEFLPNEIEFIPKQDSEIVEANNDEQSINITINIEPALKSYTLKFMQDADFSQLICEKVFEKWSDTINPINLNKLINKLISDERARLNFIQQDLWRYKEMAGFVLVSDIDKSVQVLCIGTGTKCLASENLSLDGNVVHDSHAEVMARRSLLQVLYDHLENLLANNLNDKPEFILEPSDSSGKRFRLKNHLKLHLFITSPPCGDARVFNFNENLKNNQVPKGVLRCKIEKGQGTVPMPTNYIATWDGILISTQRCTFMSCSDKIALWNVVGIQGSLLSLFLEPIYIESLVVSNLFRYTHLVRALHGRIDKEKMNSKLEKLPGYRLNECKVGFYDKLSFSSKDSTFSFIPSYSHNWYSHMEPKSSEQIFEDIEIIRCETGTNFFNDESSRLSKRNLLERFMNLITNYPDICQEIHLTEKPDDMNVEKLSISNCVDKNYHFVKHISRTYHQAKIGLFTTLKESNLRTWVPAPIDVDQFPILSSTLPQPPSSLSMQQQESEQNNDDSTTNNNNNDDNHLKDKEIITLE